The Camelina sativa cultivar DH55 chromosome 18, Cs, whole genome shotgun sequence DNA window agCCATACCACATTTACACATTTTACCATTATATTTCTTTAATCGTATATTTATTTcgtatgttttatttatatatgaaagtgtcatgtcatttttttctttttaatctctaGGTAGCCTATTAAATCTTGGAGTTTAGGGATAATAGGATAAAGCAagtgagaaaagaaaacaaaacaacaaacaaatttaggaatatatattGTCTCGCAATAAAACTACTTGAAAATTGCAATTTACTTTTTCAGAAACCATGCCAAATATTTGAATAGCTATTTAAATAGTTATAGTGCTCAGTCGGCTCCACTACAAGAATTGGATTGTGTTTTTGGTCATCCGAAAAGAGCTTAATTTGAAAGCTGGATTTGAAGTCTGTTTTTAAGGTATATCAAGATATATTATAACTTCGACTAAAGAACAGTGCTAACACAAAGGCGGTTGCATGGCACATATATGATGGCGATTGTTTAAATTCGGGAGTCANNNNNNNNNNNNNNNNNNNNNNNNNNNNNNNNNNNNNNNNNNNNNNNNNNNNNNNNNNNNNNNNNNNNNNNNNNNNNNNNNNNNNNNNNNNNNNNNNNNNNNNNNNNNNNNNNNNNNNNNNNNNNNNNNNNNNNNNNNNNNNNNNNNNNNNNNNNNNNNNNNNNNNNNNNNNNNNNNNNNNNNNNNNNNNNNNNNNNNNNNNNNNNNNNNNNNNNNNNNNNNNNNNNNNNNNNNNNNNNNNNNNNNNNNNNNNNNNNNNNNNNNNNNNNNNNNNNNNNNNNNNNNNNNNNNNNNNNNNNNNNNNNNNNNNNNNNNNNNNNNNNNNNNNNNNNNNNNNNNNNNNNNNNNNNNNNNNNNNNNNNNNNNNNNNNNNNNNNNNNNNNNNNNNNNNNNNNNNNNNNNNNNNNNNNNNNNNNNNNNNNNNNNNNNNNNNNNNNNNNNNNNNNNNNNNNNNNNNNNNNNNNNNNNNNNNNNNNNNNNNNNNNNNNNNNNNNNNNNNNNNNNNNNNNNNNNNNNNNNNNNNNNNNNNNNNNNNNNNNNNNNNNNNNNNNNNNNNNNNNNNNNNNNNNNNNNNNNNNNNNNNNNNNNNNNNNNNNNNNNNNNNNNNNNNNNNNNNNNNNNNNNNNNNNNNNNNNNNNNNNNNNNNNNNNNNNNNNNNNNNNNNNNNNNNNNNNNNNNNNNNNNNNNNNNNNNNNNNNNNNNNNNNNNNNNNNNNNNNNNNNNNNNNNNNNNNNNNNNNNNNNNNNNNNNNNNNNNNNNNNNNNNNNNNNNNNNNNNNNNNNNNNNNNNNNNNNNNNNNNNNNNNNNNNNNNNNNNNNNNNNNNNNNNNNNNNNNNNATTATCCACAGACATGTTCAGGATCTAAgacaaaagacaagaaacaaaaaaaaaagtcatcttTAATATTATTGCATCGTATGATATAATTACTTCAGATTGTTAGAAAAGAGATGGCGTATGAGTTAAAATCAAAGAGGCaaagacagagaaaaaaaaaacagagcaactgGTTTGATTCTGTTCTCACGTGTTGAATAGAAACTATAATTTAACGACATGTTCATGCAAGTCTCCAGATATGGTAATAGCAGGTCTAgcgtaaaataaaaatagtttatgtgtttttttgtttatccttACAGGATTAGGAGGGGTAGCCGGATCAGTCACCACCATCGCCGGAGCCACTTCCAGCTTCGGAGAAGCCTCTGGCACAGTATTAAGATAGAATTCCTGGGGAAAGTTTCTCCAGTAGTTGTTGTCGTTATATATAAGATCATCCACTTCCAGCACCGGAAAATTAGGAGCGATAGCCGGATCAGTCACCACCATCGCCGGAGCCACTTCCAGCACCGGAGAAGCCTCTGGCACAGTATTAAGAGAGATATCCGGGTCTGCTACACGCCGGGAGTTCTCTCGGGTAGCACTACTCCGTGGAGCTCTTGCccttttcatatgttttttttttattggtatcACCCTTTTCTCAGGAACCCTCTTCATAAGTTTGCAAAGCACAAAAGCTTCCTATACATTAGATTCATTAATGATTAAATTCTCGATATATATGAATAACCCCattgatgtgtatatatatatgacctaCGCATGCATACCTTTTTAGGATGTTGAATCAGGGAGTTGTACTCGTGCATGATCCAATCAGACTTTATTTTTGGTGTACGCCTTGATGAGGAAGATTTGACTCCTTTTAACATGAAATCAAGATATCTCTTGAAGCCAATAATGGTTTCACCATTAACGTCGTACAAATAAGTTTTTTCTCCGCCCATGGTCCAGTTACCTGTCTTGGACGTTCTCTTTGTTAGTTGAAATTCCCCGTTTAACTTTTCCACAGGTGATATGATGTGCCAGAGGTGGTCAGATTCCATCCTAGCCAAGCCTTTTTTCATGccatataaatacataaaatactGTTAAACTCAACAcgaaaaactatatattttcaaatgtttataatatgatttgacgaaaaaaaaagagaagcggTAAGTTCATCGTACCAGGTATCTCTTGAGGTTCGTGGTTACATAGATTAACTTCCTTTATCTCGCTCTCATCCGCAGGTGTATCATCCTCTTTGGTGATCTTCGCATTCAAGTATTTGATTAGCTCATGATCAACTGGGTTAAAGAAGGTGAGACG harbors:
- the LOC104763340 gene encoding NAC domain-containing protein 62-like, giving the protein MSRLTFFNPVDHELIKYLNAKITKEDDTPADESEIKEVNLCNHEPQEIPGLARMESDHLWHIISPVEKLNGEFQLTKRTSKTGVKSSSSRRTPKIKSDWIMHEYNSLIQHPKKEAFVLCKLMKRVPEKRVIPIKKKHMKRARAPRSSATRENSRRVADPDISLNTVPEASPVLEVAPAMVVTDPAIAPNFPVLEVDDLIYNDNNYWRNFPQEFYLNTVPEASPKLEVAPAMVVTDPATPPNPFLFNT